Genomic DNA from Choristoneura fumiferana chromosome 16, NRCan_CFum_1, whole genome shotgun sequence:
TTTAACTCACGCATTTCATACTCATTTCTCATAATAATTAATCTCAACGCACCGCTCATATACCTACCCGCCATATTTGATGTACGCACCGCTTACTTATTATTCCTAGTAATTTCTAGATATTTGTTCCTAATACACATTCCGATCTTGAACTTGTGCTTATTTCTCACTTATTTTGATAAATATCTCATTTTACCTTCATCATGGGAGGCACAGAAAAAACGAGTGCATACACCAGTTCAAGTGaagaaaatattatgattaaattccttgaaagtaaaaagcaaagtttgttcCACATTATTCAGGAAGTATATAATCTAAGTTTAAAGGTTTCTGACCCCGCTTATCACATTCCATTCCTTGCTAGGACACAAACCCTAGACAAGACCCGAGCTGACTATGTAGAAACGGTTGATAAACTTTTAATTGAACAATTTAAAGAAAATCCAGCCGCAGAACCGAGTTATAGCATTCTCAATACATTTGATGAGTTGTACTGTTTTATTAAGCAAAAGGAAACTACTCTGAGACAGCAACTTGaggttcaaaataaaaataataattttaacatcAAATTGCCTCCGCTTCAACTCACAGGTTTTGATGGTACTCCTGGTAAATGGCCAGTGTTTTATGAAAACTTCCGCAGTGTTATACATAACAATACTCAATTAACTAATGCTGAAAAGATTCAATATCTAATTGGGTGTCTCTCCGGCAAAGCCTTAAATATCTGCTCAGGCATATCTCCAACCTCTCAAAATTATGACATAATTTGGCAAGCTCTTCTAGCTAAATACCAAGATACAAGAGTGCAAGCATCTATGTACTTGGATAAAATGATTAATCAAAGGCCTGGTCAGTCAGCTGACAATTTATTAGATAACTTTTGTACAGCTGAAGCCGCTCTGCAACAATTGCAAATTGATAATTTGGCAGATTTCATGATAACGCATATTGCATTAAGCAAACTTGATAAATCAACTCTGAACCTATTTGAACAAGCTCATAGACACATTGATATTCCCAAATTTGCTGAATTAAAAAAGTTCTTAAGTGAACAATCTAAGCTCACTGCGTTACATGGCCCAACGCCATCCTCAACTCAGTCCAGTAACAAACAATTTAGCAAACCCGCTCCCCAATtaccacaaataaataaaactaaagcaTTCCACTCTCAAATCGCAGCTCCTCAAGTATCTAATAAATATGACAACAATCATAACCTCCAAACTCAGCAATTTCAACTATGTAAAGTATGTAACGCAAACTCATCTCATCCCTTAtttaaatgtgaatatttcTTAAACCAAAACACGCAAACTCGCAACGATATTGTTCGTCAACACTCTTTTTGTATAAACTGTTTAGGATTTCACCATGTAAATACTTGTAAATCGACAAACAAATGCTCCAGTTGTAACCGCAAACATCACTCGCTGCTGCACTATGAAACcaacaataataatttcaatataAACCGCCCTCAACGCTCAGCTGATTTCCAACATACTGTTATCAgtcaaaatcataataaaaccATCCCACCGGCTCGTTATCAAAGCACAGCGCAGTTCACCTCGCCGCCGCCGCAAGCGGGCGACGCCACTGTCGCTGGCGCTGGCGCTCGCTATCCGTCTCACTCGCACTCGCAGCCGCCGCGTCCGCCGCTAGTGAATACTGCTCGCACTTACGACAATCAAGCGCAGTCGTCCTCTTGGCGCGAGACTTCAAATGTTGatatggtactattcaatggaaaaaatcaatcgtgtaaacaaatgtggcgactgacattgacacttgactgacgactggctgactgactgactgacgttagctctagtgatgtgaatgctGTTTaacatacttcaatcagcagtaaataattattttgagtttattcatattacattatttaagtatttattatttgtatgtttacagctatgataaaatagtagcgaaatgaaagtacaagtttatttataccgccttattttttttttaataaataacttctgTCCAATGGGGCAAAGAGTCAGAATGGCGGgtgtaaggtgacccggggctattgtagctgggggggggatattgtatctgaaccGTCTGATGGCATCCTTACGACCCCattttcttctcggccattttacgttgtgttcgtcaGAAGActatcttcacacaacacaTATGAACATGGAGAGCATGGCGTCGTATGGACGCCattagacggctcagatacaatatccccccagctacaatagccccgggttaccattataaatataaaaataaaactatacaaaaaacggcta
This window encodes:
- the LOC141436566 gene encoding uncharacterized protein, producing the protein MGGTEKTSAYTSSSEENIMIKFLESKKQSLFHIIQEVYNLSLKVSDPAYHIPFLARTQTLDKTRADYVETVDKLLIEQFKENPAAEPSYSILNTFDELYCFIKQKETTLRQQLEVQNKNNNFNIKLPPLQLTGFDGTPGKWPVFYENFRSVIHNNTQLTNAEKIQYLIGCLSGKALNICSGISPTSQNYDIIWQALLAKYQDTRVQASMYLDKMINQRPGQSADNLLDNFCTAEAALQQLQIDNLADFMITHIALSKLDKSTLNLFEQAHRHIDIPKFAELKKFLSEQSKLTALHGPTPSSTQSSNKQFSKPAPQLPQINKTKAFHSQIAAPQVSNKYDNNHNLQTQQFQLCKVCNANSSHPLFKCEYFLNQNTQTRNDIVRQHSFCINCLGFHHVNTCKSTNKCSSCNRKHHSLLHYETNNNNFNINRPQRSADFQHTVISQNHNKTIPPARYQSTAQFTSPPPQAGDATVAGAGARYPSHSHSQPPRPPLVNTARTYDNQAQSSSWRETSNVDMHLPMADEYYYAPGEIDCLIGNELFPLLLGSNKSTSPNSSVVGIETTLGYVAMEKKLDSFDLRADYNATIQTYIDQGYLSKVPNNFQDDNVYYIPHKAVYRPEKETSKLALFSMLAVKPHQLAADSRDTYPLAAYETENHMYVDDYVSSIDSLDNAEKTYEEMISMFKSGGFNLVKWISNDKELMSRIPTSHKSPLVVKFDDDPNADTKIIGMQWQPNDDNFQFKINIDLPQKCTKRSILSVTARLFDPLGLISPVVAYMKLLIQECWKLQLDWDDEVPDSIVSKWENFHKELPLLSELKIPRHIGINSIHRISLIGCADASEKCYGAVIYVRIDSNDNSPAESVKLLTSKSRFQLRIKRSHD